A single window of uncultured Sunxiuqinia sp. DNA harbors:
- a CDS encoding heavy-metal-associated domain-containing protein: protein MRTSILFSVILGLFFSVAVFAENGGKKKKVETLEFEVSGVCGACEKRIEKVALIKGVKMAEWDKQAQKIKVIYSTKKTDEKAIHQAIAKAGHDTKKVKATDEAYAQLNDCCKYRDGVEIH from the coding sequence ATGAGAACATCAATTTTATTTTCAGTTATACTTGGCCTGTTTTTCTCAGTGGCCGTTTTTGCCGAAAATGGCGGAAAAAAGAAAAAAGTAGAAACTCTTGAATTTGAAGTTTCCGGAGTTTGCGGTGCGTGTGAAAAACGTATTGAAAAAGTGGCATTAATAAAAGGCGTAAAAATGGCTGAATGGGACAAGCAAGCCCAAAAAATCAAAGTTATTTATTCCACTAAAAAGACGGATGAGAAAGCTATTCATCAGGCCATTGCGAAAGCCGGGCACGACACCAAAAAAGTGAAAGCCACCGATGAAGCTTACGCTCAATTAAACGATTGTTGCAAGTACCGCGACGGAGTAGAAAT